A part of Tardiphaga sp. vice304 genomic DNA contains:
- a CDS encoding DUF3800 domain-containing protein, whose translation MHLLYLDDSGSVTNASDRHIVLAGLSVFERQPHWFAGKMDDIAKQFWPDNAENLEFRGSDILSGKKHWRGISKADRFKAYQEALGVLRVSNHVTIFGAAIHKAALSPNDPMEYAFEQLCNRFDRFLGRLHKAGDTQRGLIILDKSSYETSLQGLALNFRKSGHRWGQIYNLADVPMFVDSIATRLIQFADLIAHAIRRYFEKEDASLFDIIAPKFDTVGGVHTRTCLFRTARCQMQLPLLQATPNVLTWLPSPLTRRRV comes from the coding sequence ATGCATCTGCTGTATCTCGACGATTCAGGCTCCGTCACCAACGCATCTGACCGGCACATTGTGTTGGCCGGACTTTCGGTGTTCGAGCGCCAACCGCACTGGTTTGCCGGCAAGATGGACGATATCGCCAAACAATTTTGGCCGGACAATGCAGAAAATCTCGAATTTCGCGGCTCAGATATTCTGAGCGGCAAAAAGCACTGGCGGGGCATCAGCAAAGCAGATCGCTTCAAGGCCTATCAGGAAGCCCTCGGCGTTCTGCGGGTGTCGAACCACGTAACCATCTTTGGCGCAGCGATTCACAAAGCCGCATTGTCGCCCAATGATCCTATGGAATACGCCTTCGAGCAGCTCTGCAATCGCTTCGATCGCTTTCTCGGCAGACTGCACAAAGCGGGTGATACACAGCGCGGATTGATCATTTTGGACAAGTCGTCCTACGAAACATCCCTCCAAGGGCTTGCCTTGAATTTTCGTAAGTCGGGGCATCGGTGGGGACAGATTTACAATCTGGCCGACGTCCCGATGTTCGTGGATTCCATAGCCACAAGGCTGATCCAGTTTGCAGACCTTATTGCGCATGCGATCCGTCGCTATTTCGAAAAAGAGGATGCCTCACTTTTCGATATCATTGCACCGAAGTTCGATACGGTCGGCGGCGTCCATACACGGACTTGTTTATTTCGCACCGCTAGATGTCAAATGCAGCTGCCCCTCCTGCAAGCAACGCCGAACGTACTGACGTGGTTGCCCAGCCCATTAACCAGACGCAGAGTCTAG
- the recO gene encoding DNA repair protein RecO — MEWTDEGIVLGVRKHGEASAIVELLTRDHGRHLGMVRGGAGSKMRPMLQPGNSVRATWRARIDEQLGYYLMEATKMRAATVLGSGHAVYGVTHLASLARLLPERDPHEDIYEMLERILNDFDDVSEAAIHVVRFELAMLAELGFGLDLENCAATGVTTDLIYVSPKSGGAVSRTAGEPWRDRLMRLPPFLRESGEGGRNSWSDQDLQDGFDLTGRFLMRNVLEPRGQGHSDARDGFIHAVAKHLQRLDSASG, encoded by the coding sequence ATGGAATGGACCGACGAAGGCATCGTGCTGGGGGTGCGTAAGCATGGCGAGGCCTCGGCCATTGTCGAGCTGTTGACCCGCGACCACGGCCGCCATCTCGGCATGGTGCGCGGCGGCGCGGGGTCAAAGATGCGGCCGATGCTGCAGCCCGGCAACTCGGTGCGAGCGACCTGGCGGGCGCGGATCGACGAGCAGCTCGGCTACTATTTGATGGAAGCGACCAAGATGCGGGCCGCGACGGTGCTCGGCTCCGGCCACGCGGTCTATGGCGTCACCCATCTGGCCTCGCTGGCCCGGCTGCTGCCGGAGCGCGACCCGCATGAGGACATCTACGAGATGCTGGAACGCATCCTCAACGACTTTGACGATGTCAGCGAGGCGGCGATCCATGTGGTGCGTTTCGAACTGGCAATGCTGGCCGAACTCGGCTTCGGCCTCGATCTGGAAAACTGCGCCGCCACCGGCGTCACCACCGACCTTATCTACGTCTCGCCGAAGTCCGGCGGTGCGGTGTCACGCACGGCAGGTGAGCCCTGGCGCGACCGCCTGATGCGGCTGCCGCCGTTCTTGCGCGAGAGCGGCGAGGGCGGTCGAAACAGCTGGTCCGACCAGGACCTGCAGGACGGCTTCGACCTCACCGGCCGGTTCCTAATGAGAAACGTGCTGGAACCGCGCGGGCAGGGCCATTCGGATGCGCGGGACGGTTTCATCCATGCGGTGGCGAAGCACCTGCAGCGGCTAGACTCTGCGTCTGGTTAA
- a CDS encoding AI-2E family transporter, with protein MVDIAPIRLPKPPGTALINMAMAALIVTGLYFGREILVPVALAVLFSFVLAPFVIRLQAWRVPRTMSVLVAVFIGFSIVFSLGGLMVSQANRLAEELPGYQQTLREKIHGLRGFATGGSGTLERASKVLRELDSELQNPNAGRAALDGLRRQPVDKPMLVEIRQPDPGTLSTLVAIIQPLIQPLTTTGIVVIFVIFILLQRQDLRNRFIRLAGSHDMQRTTAALDDAGERLSKLFLNQMIVNAAFGLLVGIGLQVIGVPSAPLWGLVATILRFVPYVGSPISAVFPLILAAAVGSGWGMLMATAALFATLQLIAGQIVEPLVYGRSSGLSPVAIVLSASFWTWLWGPIGLVLATPLTICLVVVGKHVDRLQFFDVLLGNQPALTPPQLVYQRMLAGDPVEASQQAQTYLQGASLADYHDTILLPGLRLAEADMGLGRLPADRIDRILDTVSEVVEDLDSHEDIVVEDKPATVDHRSDLARLDAVVAADEPDHLPAAWEAPEAVMCLPGAGKLDEAASLVLAQLLKKRGIGAAAEQADALSIARFFSLDLSKAQALCICYVGKPSDAMIQYAVRRLAKKSKNARILVATLGSGRVAMSAPMPNITLSAGNFSDVVDDISDVAMGRAPSSNLTALAAGVDAALNRAGKV; from the coding sequence TTGGTAGATATTGCTCCGATCCGCCTCCCCAAACCGCCGGGGACGGCGCTCATCAACATGGCGATGGCGGCCCTGATCGTGACCGGCCTGTATTTCGGCCGCGAGATCCTGGTGCCGGTGGCACTGGCCGTGCTGTTCAGCTTCGTGCTGGCGCCGTTCGTGATCCGGCTGCAGGCGTGGCGGGTGCCGCGCACGATGTCGGTGCTGGTCGCGGTGTTTATCGGCTTCTCGATCGTATTCAGCCTCGGCGGGCTGATGGTCTCGCAGGCCAACCGGCTGGCCGAAGAGCTGCCCGGATACCAGCAGACCCTGCGCGAAAAAATCCACGGCCTGCGCGGCTTCGCCACCGGCGGCTCCGGCACGCTGGAGCGCGCCTCGAAAGTGCTGCGCGAACTCGACAGCGAATTGCAGAACCCCAACGCCGGCCGTGCGGCGCTCGACGGCTTGCGCCGGCAGCCGGTCGACAAACCCATGTTGGTTGAAATCCGCCAGCCCGATCCCGGCACGCTGTCAACGCTGGTGGCGATCATCCAGCCCTTGATCCAGCCGCTCACCACGACCGGGATCGTCGTCATCTTCGTGATCTTCATCCTGCTGCAGCGTCAGGATCTGCGAAACCGCTTCATCCGCCTTGCCGGCTCGCACGACATGCAGCGCACAACGGCCGCGCTCGACGACGCCGGCGAACGACTGAGCAAGCTGTTTCTCAACCAGATGATCGTCAATGCCGCCTTCGGACTGCTGGTGGGGATCGGGCTGCAGGTCATCGGCGTACCTTCCGCCCCGCTATGGGGGCTGGTCGCGACCATCCTTCGTTTCGTGCCCTATGTAGGCTCGCCGATCTCGGCGGTGTTTCCGTTGATCCTGGCCGCCGCGGTCGGATCCGGCTGGGGCATGCTAATGGCGACCGCCGCTCTGTTCGCGACGCTGCAACTGATCGCCGGGCAGATCGTCGAGCCGCTGGTCTATGGCCGCAGCTCCGGCCTGTCGCCGGTCGCCATCGTGCTGTCGGCGTCGTTCTGGACCTGGCTGTGGGGACCGATCGGGCTGGTGCTGGCGACGCCGCTGACGATCTGCCTGGTGGTGGTCGGCAAACATGTCGACCGGCTGCAATTTTTCGACGTGCTGCTCGGCAACCAGCCGGCGCTGACGCCGCCGCAACTCGTCTATCAGCGGATGCTCGCCGGCGATCCCGTCGAGGCGTCGCAGCAGGCGCAGACCTATCTGCAAGGTGCGTCGCTCGCGGACTATCACGACACCATTCTGCTACCGGGCCTGCGTCTGGCCGAAGCGGACATGGGCCTTGGCCGACTGCCCGCGGACCGCATCGATCGCATCCTCGACACCGTCAGCGAGGTCGTCGAGGACCTCGACAGCCATGAGGACATCGTCGTCGAGGACAAACCCGCCACGGTCGACCATCGCTCGGATCTGGCGCGGCTCGATGCCGTGGTGGCGGCGGATGAGCCCGACCACCTGCCAGCCGCGTGGGAGGCGCCGGAAGCCGTGATGTGCCTGCCCGGTGCCGGAAAGCTCGACGAGGCCGCCTCGCTGGTCCTGGCGCAACTCTTGAAGAAACGCGGCATCGGCGCCGCCGCCGAGCAGGCCGATGCGCTGTCGATCGCGCGGTTCTTCTCGCTGGACCTGTCGAAAGCGCAGGCGCTGTGCATCTGCTACGTCGGCAAGCCATCGGACGCTATGATCCAGTATGCCGTGCGGCGGCTGGCCAAGAAGAGTAAAAACGCGCGGATCCTCGTCGCCACGCTCGGCAGCGGGCGCGTCGCGATGTCGGCGCCGATGCCCAACATCACGCTGTCCGCCGGCAATTTCTCCGATGTGGTGGACGATATAAGCGACGTGGCGATGGGGCGAGCGCCCTCTTCGAATCTCACCGCGCTGGCGGCAGGCGTCGATGCCGCGCTGAACCGGGCGGGGAAAGTTTAA
- the era gene encoding GTPase Era, which yields MPADTRCGFVALIGAPNVGKSTLVNALVGSKVTIVSRKVQTTRALIRGIVIEDHAQIILVDTPGIFLPKRRLDRAMVKTAWSGAHDADLVCILLDAREGIDEEADAIFTKLESVNHPKFLVINKVDIVSKEKLLKLAQAANERMKFVETFMISAMTGDGVDDLRKRLAKDVPEGPYHYPEDQMSDAPMRHLAAEITREKIFRQLHQELPYQSTVETDSWTERKDKSIRIEQTIFVERESQRKIMLGKNGATIKSIGADSRKEIAEIAGVPVHLFLFVKVRENWGDDPNRYREMGLEFPKE from the coding sequence ATGCCGGCGGATACCCGCTGCGGCTTCGTGGCTTTGATCGGCGCGCCCAATGTCGGCAAGTCCACTTTGGTCAATGCGCTGGTCGGCTCCAAGGTCACCATCGTGTCGCGCAAGGTGCAGACCACGCGCGCGCTGATCCGCGGCATCGTGATCGAGGACCACGCCCAGATCATTCTGGTCGATACCCCCGGCATCTTCCTGCCCAAGCGCCGGCTCGACCGCGCGATGGTCAAGACCGCCTGGAGCGGCGCGCATGATGCGGACCTCGTGTGCATCCTGCTCGACGCCCGCGAGGGAATCGATGAGGAGGCCGATGCGATCTTCACCAAGCTGGAGAGCGTCAACCACCCGAAATTCCTGGTCATCAACAAGGTCGACATCGTCTCCAAGGAGAAGCTCCTGAAGCTGGCGCAGGCTGCCAACGAGCGGATGAAGTTCGTCGAGACCTTCATGATCTCGGCGATGACCGGCGACGGCGTCGACGATCTGCGCAAGCGGCTGGCGAAGGACGTGCCGGAAGGCCCGTATCATTATCCCGAAGACCAGATGTCGGACGCACCGATGCGGCATCTCGCGGCCGAAATCACCCGCGAAAAGATCTTCCGCCAGCTGCATCAGGAACTGCCGTACCAGTCGACGGTCGAGACCGATAGCTGGACCGAGCGCAAGGACAAGTCGATCCGCATCGAGCAGACGATCTTCGTCGAGCGCGAAAGCCAGCGCAAGATCATGCTCGGCAAGAACGGCGCGACCATCAAGTCGATCGGCGCGGATTCGCGCAAGGAGATCGCCGAGATCGCCGGCGTGCCGGTGCACCTGTTCCTGTTCGTCAAGGTGCGCGAGAACTGGGGCGATGACCCCAACCGCTACCGCGAAATGGGCCTCGAATTTCCGAAAGAATAG
- the rnc gene encoding ribonuclease III — protein MKEDSNIPTETAPRADEVNPPAAAAPESAAVRKKRKSAALKAAAAEIETRIGYVFKDPALIATAFTHVSALKSARNRGDSYQRLEFLGDHVLGLVVSDMLYRAFPGGDEGELSKRLADLVRKETCADVARSLGLLEGIKLGSVGVGAGARLRKSVLGDICEAVIGAIFLDGGYPAAEEFVQRNWVERMRKPVRPLRDAKTVLQEWAQGRGLPTPVYREVERSGPHHDPHFKVAVDVQGLAPAEGEGGSKRAAEKAAAQAMVAREGVSSGGNEG, from the coding sequence ATGAAGGAAGATAGCAACATCCCCACCGAGACCGCGCCGCGCGCCGACGAAGTGAACCCGCCTGCCGCGGCCGCGCCGGAATCCGCCGCGGTCCGGAAGAAGCGCAAGAGCGCCGCGCTCAAGGCGGCGGCGGCCGAGATCGAGACCCGGATCGGCTACGTCTTCAAGGACCCAGCCCTGATCGCCACCGCGTTCACGCACGTCTCGGCACTGAAGTCTGCGCGCAACCGCGGCGACAGCTACCAGCGGCTCGAATTTCTCGGCGACCACGTGCTCGGCCTCGTGGTATCCGACATGCTGTACCGTGCCTTTCCGGGCGGCGACGAAGGCGAACTCTCCAAGCGCCTGGCCGACCTCGTGCGCAAGGAAACCTGCGCCGATGTGGCGCGCTCGCTGGGCCTGCTCGAGGGCATCAAGCTCGGCTCGGTCGGCGTCGGCGCCGGCGCTCGCTTACGCAAATCCGTGCTCGGCGACATCTGCGAAGCGGTGATCGGCGCGATCTTCCTCGATGGCGGCTATCCCGCCGCGGAAGAATTCGTCCAGCGCAACTGGGTCGAGCGGATGCGCAAGCCGGTCAGGCCGTTGCGCGACGCCAAGACCGTGTTGCAGGAATGGGCGCAGGGCCGCGGCCTGCCGACGCCGGTGTATCGCGAGGTCGAACGTTCCGGCCCGCACCACGATCCGCATTTCAAGGTCGCGGTGGATGTCCAGGGTCTCGCCCCGGCCGAAGGCGAGGGCGGCAGCAAGCGCGCCGCCGAGAAGGCCGCAGCCCAGGCGATGGTCGCGCGCGAAGGCGTCAGCAGTGGCGGCAACGAAGGATGA
- the lepB gene encoding signal peptidase I, producing the protein MSVTSGTKTEGGIGETIRVVINALLIALVIRTVLFQPFNIPSGSMKATLLVGDYLFVSKYSYGYSHYSIPLSPPIFSGRIFGSEPARGDVVVFRLPKDDSTDYIKRVIGLPGDRIQMKEGLLYINEKPVQRERLTDFVGEDPCGSDATARVKRWKETLPNGVTYESLDCVDNGFYDNTNIYTVPPGNFFMMGDNRDNSTDSRVLSAVGYVPFENIVGRAQMIFFSIAEGEQAWQIWRWPTAVRWSRIFSIVR; encoded by the coding sequence ATGAGCGTGACATCCGGAACCAAGACCGAAGGCGGTATCGGCGAGACCATCCGAGTCGTGATCAACGCGCTGTTGATTGCGCTGGTGATCCGGACCGTCCTGTTCCAGCCGTTCAACATCCCGTCCGGCTCGATGAAGGCCACCCTGCTGGTCGGTGATTACCTGTTCGTCTCGAAATATTCCTACGGCTACAGCCATTATTCGATCCCGCTGTCGCCGCCGATCTTCTCCGGGCGGATTTTCGGCTCCGAGCCCGCGCGCGGCGACGTCGTCGTGTTCCGGCTGCCGAAGGACGACAGCACCGACTACATCAAGCGCGTGATCGGGCTGCCCGGCGACCGCATCCAGATGAAAGAGGGGCTGCTCTACATCAACGAGAAGCCGGTGCAGCGCGAGCGGCTGACCGACTTCGTCGGCGAGGATCCATGCGGCTCGGACGCCACCGCGCGCGTCAAGCGCTGGAAGGAAACGCTGCCGAACGGCGTGACCTATGAGTCCTTGGATTGCGTCGATAACGGTTTCTACGACAACACCAACATCTACACCGTGCCGCCCGGCAACTTCTTCATGATGGGCGACAACCGCGACAATTCGACCGACAGCCGCGTGCTATCCGCGGTGGGTTACGTGCCGTTCGAGAACATCGTCGGCCGCGCCCAGATGATCTTCTTCTCGATCGCCGAGGGCGAACAGGCCTGGCAGATCTGGCGCTGGCCGACGGCCGTGCGCTGGAGCCGCATCTTCTCCATCGTGCGATGA
- the acpS gene encoding holo-ACP synthase, which produces MILGIGNDLIDITRVAKVIERHGERFLERVFTEAERARAQRRAGNEKMLMATYAKRFAAKEACSKALGTGIRQGVWWRDMGVVNLPGGRPTMRLTGGALARLQAMTPAGFEARIDLTITDDWPLAQAFVIISGERTAEG; this is translated from the coding sequence ATGATCCTCGGCATTGGCAACGACCTGATCGACATCACGCGGGTCGCCAAGGTGATCGAGCGGCACGGCGAGCGCTTTCTGGAGCGGGTCTTTACCGAGGCCGAGCGCGCCCGTGCGCAGCGCCGGGCGGGCAATGAGAAGATGCTGATGGCCACCTATGCCAAGCGCTTTGCCGCCAAGGAGGCCTGTTCCAAGGCGCTCGGCACCGGCATCCGGCAGGGGGTCTGGTGGCGCGACATGGGCGTGGTCAATCTGCCGGGGGGCCGGCCGACGATGCGGCTGACCGGCGGCGCGCTGGCCCGGCTTCAGGCCATGACCCCGGCGGGGTTCGAAGCGCGGATCGACCTCACCATTACCGACGACTGGCCGCTGGCGCAGGCGTTCGTCATCATTTCGGGGGAGCGGACAGCCGAGGGCTAA
- a CDS encoding pyridoxine 5'-phosphate synthase, with protein sequence MTKTSPLRLGVNIDHVATLRNARGGTRPDPVRAALAAIAAGADGITAHLREDRRHIRDADMVRLKAEISKPLNFEMAATPDMVRIALATKPHAVCLVPERREELTTEGGLDVVGQRESLAPSIARFNDAGIRVSLFIAADPGQIEMAARLRAPVIELHTGAWCDAIEDGNAAKAASEWQRIVVGVELAEAAGLEIHAGHGLDYATAETIAALPQIRELNIGYFMMGEALFVGLAETVRLMRAAMARGRGAGA encoded by the coding sequence ATGACCAAGACCTCGCCGCTGCGCCTCGGCGTCAACATCGATCACGTCGCCACGCTGCGTAATGCGCGGGGCGGCACGCGGCCCGATCCGGTGCGGGCGGCGCTGGCCGCCATCGCGGCCGGCGCCGACGGCATCACCGCGCATTTGCGCGAGGACCGCCGCCACATCCGCGACGCGGATATGGTCAGGCTGAAGGCCGAAATCTCCAAGCCGCTGAATTTCGAGATGGCGGCGACGCCGGACATGGTGCGGATTGCGCTGGCGACCAAGCCGCATGCGGTCTGCCTGGTGCCGGAACGGCGCGAGGAACTGACCACCGAAGGCGGGCTCGACGTCGTCGGCCAGCGCGAGTCGCTGGCACCATCGATCGCCCGCTTCAACGACGCCGGCATTCGCGTTTCGCTGTTCATCGCCGCCGATCCCGGCCAGATCGAGATGGCCGCCAGGCTCCGCGCGCCGGTGATCGAACTGCACACCGGCGCCTGGTGCGACGCCATCGAGGATGGCAACGCGGCGAAAGCCGCCAGCGAGTGGCAGCGCATCGTCGTCGGCGTCGAACTGGCGGAGGCGGCCGGGCTCGAAATCCATGCCGGCCACGGGCTGGACTACGCCACCGCCGAAACCATCGCCGCGTTGCCGCAGATCCGCGAGCTGAACATTGGCTACTTCATGATGGGGGAGGCGCTGTTCGTCGGGCTGGCCGAAACCGTCCGCCTGATGCGGGCGGCGATGGCGCGGGGGCGGGGGGCCGGGGCATGA
- a CDS encoding RelA/SpoT family protein, with product MATRRNSRQMEAASDSIAAATSLTPATPAAAEVTVAPGTAATPVTPAKVPRASRARMMRQYDLVERVRSYNPNTDEDMLNRAYVYAMVAHGEQTRASGDPYFTHPLEVAAILTDLKLDDATIVAALLHDTIEDTEATRAEIDRLFGAEIGALVEGLTKLKRLELVSREAKQAENLRKLLLAIADDVRVLLIKLADRLHNMRTMEFMPPASRRRIAEETLDIYAPLAGRMGMQEMREELEELSFKVLDPEAYAVVTARLDALAERNRNLIGMIEAQLSTNLEKRGIPARVSGRRKRPFSIWTKMERKSVGFEQLSDIFGFRVVVKDTEACYRALGVVHTTWPVVPGRFKDYISTPKQNDYRSLHTTVIGPGNQRVELQFRDEDMNAIAEYGIAAHAFYKDGIGSPTEMLKRESNAFSWLRHTIGILSESSNPEEFLEHTKLELFHDQVFCFTPKGKLIALPRNANVVDFAYAVHTDVGNSAVGCKINGKFAPLSSELQNGDEVEVLTSAAQQAPPSAWESLAVTGKARAAIRRATRTAVRDQYAGLGRRIVERLFARAKMEYADDQLKGALPRLARTSIDDVMASVGRGELRAADVARAMYPDYKEERIGRFAATNRKATADRVKTPDGAGRVTSIISVGGLNHDLPVKFAPNGGAVPGDRIVGIVTPGEGITIYPIQSPALKDFEEEPERWVDARWDVDETSPQRFPARLFVQNVNEPGSLAQIAQVIADHDGNIDNISMYRRSPDFTEQNIDIEVYDLKHLSAIINQLRAKAVVAKVERVNA from the coding sequence ATGGCGACGCGCCGTAATTCGCGGCAGATGGAAGCGGCGAGCGACAGCATCGCAGCCGCGACGTCGTTGACGCCTGCCACCCCGGCCGCTGCCGAAGTGACTGTGGCGCCTGGGACCGCTGCCACGCCCGTGACCCCCGCCAAAGTGCCGCGCGCCTCGCGGGCCCGCATGATGCGGCAATACGATCTGGTCGAACGGGTCCGCTCGTACAACCCGAATACCGACGAGGACATGCTCAACCGTGCCTATGTCTACGCCATGGTCGCCCATGGCGAGCAGACGCGGGCGTCGGGCGACCCTTATTTCACCCATCCGCTCGAAGTGGCGGCGATCCTCACCGACCTCAAGCTCGACGACGCCACCATCGTGGCGGCGCTGCTGCACGACACCATCGAGGACACCGAGGCGACCCGCGCCGAGATAGACCGGTTGTTCGGCGCCGAGATCGGCGCGCTGGTCGAGGGCCTGACCAAGCTGAAGCGGCTCGAACTGGTATCGCGCGAGGCCAAGCAGGCCGAAAACCTGCGCAAGCTGCTGCTGGCGATCGCCGACGACGTCCGCGTGCTGCTGATCAAGCTTGCCGACCGTCTGCACAACATGCGGACGATGGAGTTCATGCCACCGGCCTCGCGCCGCCGCATCGCCGAGGAAACGCTCGACATCTATGCGCCGCTGGCCGGTCGCATGGGCATGCAGGAAATGCGCGAGGAACTCGAGGAGCTGTCGTTCAAGGTACTCGATCCCGAGGCCTATGCGGTGGTGACGGCGCGGCTGGATGCATTGGCCGAGCGCAACCGCAATTTGATCGGCATGATCGAGGCCCAGCTTTCCACCAATCTGGAGAAGCGCGGCATCCCTGCGCGGGTGTCGGGCCGGCGCAAACGGCCATTTTCGATCTGGACCAAGATGGAGCGCAAGTCGGTCGGCTTCGAGCAATTGTCCGACATCTTCGGCTTCCGCGTGGTGGTGAAGGACACCGAGGCCTGTTACCGCGCGCTCGGCGTGGTGCACACCACCTGGCCCGTCGTGCCCGGCCGCTTCAAGGACTACATCTCGACACCGAAGCAGAACGACTACCGCTCGTTGCACACCACCGTCATCGGACCCGGCAACCAGCGTGTCGAGCTGCAGTTTCGCGACGAGGACATGAACGCGATCGCCGAATACGGCATCGCCGCGCATGCGTTCTACAAGGACGGCATCGGCTCGCCGACCGAAATGTTGAAGCGCGAGTCCAACGCCTTCTCCTGGTTGCGCCACACCATCGGCATCCTCTCCGAAAGCTCCAATCCCGAGGAATTTCTGGAGCACACCAAGCTCGAACTGTTTCACGACCAGGTGTTCTGCTTCACCCCGAAGGGCAAGCTGATCGCGCTGCCGCGCAACGCCAATGTCGTCGACTTCGCCTATGCCGTGCATACCGACGTCGGCAACAGCGCGGTCGGCTGCAAGATCAACGGCAAGTTCGCGCCCCTGTCGTCGGAATTGCAGAACGGCGACGAGGTCGAGGTGTTGACCTCTGCCGCGCAGCAGGCGCCGCCGTCGGCCTGGGAATCGCTCGCCGTCACCGGCAAGGCCCGCGCCGCGATCCGCCGCGCTACCCGCACCGCGGTGCGCGACCAATATGCCGGGCTCGGTCGCCGAATCGTCGAGCGATTGTTTGCCCGCGCCAAGATGGAATATGCCGACGACCAGTTGAAGGGCGCGCTGCCGCGGCTGGCGCGGACTTCGATCGACGATGTGATGGCCTCGGTCGGCCGCGGCGAGCTGCGCGCCGCGGACGTCGCCCGTGCGATGTATCCCGACTACAAGGAAGAGCGGATCGGCCGCTTCGCCGCCACCAACCGCAAGGCCACCGCGGACCGGGTCAAGACGCCGGACGGCGCGGGCCGGGTCACCTCGATCATTTCCGTTGGCGGTCTCAATCACGACCTGCCGGTGAAGTTTGCGCCGAATGGCGGCGCCGTGCCGGGCGACCGCATCGTCGGCATTGTCACGCCGGGCGAGGGCATCACCATCTATCCGATCCAGTCGCCGGCGCTGAAGGATTTCGAGGAGGAGCCGGAGCGCTGGGTCGATGCGCGCTGGGACGTCGATGAGACCTCGCCGCAGCGTTTTCCGGCGCGGTTGTTCGTGCAAAACGTCAACGAGCCCGGCAGCCTTGCGCAGATCGCCCAGGTGATCGCCGACCATGACGGCAATATCGACAATATCAGCATGTACCGCCGCTCCCCGGATTTCACGGAGCAGAACATCGATATCGAGGTCTATGACCTCAAGCATCTGAGCGCTATCATCAACCAGTTGCGCGCCAAGGCCGTCGTCGCCAAGGTCGAGCGCGTCAACGCCTAG
- the rpoZ gene encoding DNA-directed RNA polymerase subunit omega yields MARVTVEDCIDKVDNRFDLVLLAAHRARMISSGSQLTIDRDNDKNPVVSLREIADSTISPEDLREELVHSLQKFVEVDEPEPDTIPLIGSAGASVDADDTEVAVERMTEEELLKGLEGLAPPEQQPEEDE; encoded by the coding sequence ATGGCGCGCGTCACCGTCGAAGATTGCATCGATAAAGTCGACAACAGGTTCGACCTGGTTCTGCTGGCGGCCCACCGGGCCCGCATGATCTCGTCGGGTTCACAACTGACGATTGATCGCGACAACGACAAGAACCCCGTGGTGTCGCTGCGCGAGATCGCCGATTCGACGATATCGCCGGAAGATCTCCGCGAGGAACTGGTGCATTCGCTGCAGAAGTTCGTCGAAGTCGATGAGCCCGAGCCCGACACGATCCCGCTGATCGGCTCCGCCGGTGCCAGCGTCGATGCCGACGACACCGAAGTCGCTGTCGAGCGCATGACCGAAGAAGAACTGCTCAAGGGTCTCGAAGGCCTGGCCCCGCCGGAACAGCAGCCCGAGGAAGACGAATAA